A genomic stretch from Physeter macrocephalus isolate SW-GA chromosome 12, ASM283717v5, whole genome shotgun sequence includes:
- the PFN4 gene encoding profilin-4 isoform X2: MSHLQNLLLDTLLGTKHVDGAALIKLQEHSLCVASPGFSVMPSDVQTLVNGFAKNPLKTRREGLYFKEKDYKCVRADDYSLYAKSENTGVVVVKTHLYLLVATYTEGMYPSVCVEATEKLGEYLRRKGN; this comes from the exons ATGAGCCATTTGCAGAACTTGCTGTTAGATACACTCCTGGGAACAAAGCATGTAGACGGTGCAGCCCTCATCAAACTCCAGGAGCACAGCCTATGTGTAGCATCACCTGGATTTAGT GTAATGCCCAGTGATGTCCAAACACTTGTGAATGGATTTGCCAAGAACCCTTTGAAAACCAGAAGAGAAGGATTGTATTTCAAGGAGAAGGACTACAAATGTGTCCGGGCAGATGACTATTCTCTTTATGCTAAGAGT gAAAACACTGGTGTGGTTGTTGTGAAGACCCATCTGTATCTTCTGGTGGCAACTTACACTGAGGGCATGTATCCTAGTGTCTGTGTGGAAGCCACAGAGAAATTGG gaGAATatctaagaagaaaaggaaattaa
- the PFN4 gene encoding profilin-4 isoform X1, which yields MSHLQNLLLDTLLGTKHVDGAALIKLQEHSLCVASPGFSVMPSDVQTLVNGFAKNPLKTRREGLYFKEKDYKCVRADDYSLYAKSENTGVVVVKTHLYLLVATYTEGMYPSVCVEATEKLGKFVPNACLCSLW from the exons ATGAGCCATTTGCAGAACTTGCTGTTAGATACACTCCTGGGAACAAAGCATGTAGACGGTGCAGCCCTCATCAAACTCCAGGAGCACAGCCTATGTGTAGCATCACCTGGATTTAGT GTAATGCCCAGTGATGTCCAAACACTTGTGAATGGATTTGCCAAGAACCCTTTGAAAACCAGAAGAGAAGGATTGTATTTCAAGGAGAAGGACTACAAATGTGTCCGGGCAGATGACTATTCTCTTTATGCTAAGAGT gAAAACACTGGTGTGGTTGTTGTGAAGACCCATCTGTATCTTCTGGTGGCAACTTACACTGAGGGCATGTATCCTAGTGTCTGTGTGGAAGCCACAGAGAAATTGGGTAAGTTTGTTCCCAATGCCTGCCTTTGTTCCCTGTGGTAG